The stretch of DNA CCATCGAGCTTGCCGAGGGGTACCAGCGGTTGACGCACGACTTCTCCCTCTCGCAGGAGCAGGTGGCCGAGCGGGTGGGGAAGGACCGCGCCACGGTGGCCAACACCGTGCGGCTCCTCAAGCTGCCATCCCCGGTCCGTCAGGCCGTGGCGGACGGGCGCCTCTCCGCCGGACACGCCCGCGCGCTCCTCTCCGCGCCGCCGGAGCAAGCGTCGGCGATCTGCGAGACGGTGCTGCGGCGCGGCCTGTCGGTTCGGGAGACGGAGCGGTTGTGCGGCCCCGCGGGGAAGCGGAAAGCCGCGCGAAGCGTAGCCCCGACGGATGTGCACCGGAAAAACCTCGAGGAGGAACTTTCCCGTCGCGGCGGCACGCGGGTGCGGCTGCGCGGCACATTGAAGAAGGGACGCGTCGAGATCTCCTACTTCTCGCCGGAGGAGCTCGATCGTCTCTGCGACGTCCTGTTCAGGGGCCGTTAAAAAAAAGTATTGCAACCCGATTTTCCTATGCTATATTGCGGGTCATACACTACCGTTGCACTATCCGCGAATACGGATAAATTCCTATGGAAAGGAGTGAGGACCAATGCGCAAGTATCTGGCGATGATGTTCGTGCTGATGCTGGCCGCGACGATCGGCCTCTCCGCTTGTGCGAAGAAGGAAGAGCCGCCCCCGCCGCCGCCTCCGGCTCCGGCCGCCGCGCCTGCCGACAACATGGCTCCGGCCGCGCCGGCAGCTCCGGCTGAAGCGCCCAAGAAGTAGTTTTCCGGGCGGCACGGTTCCAAGGAAGGGCGCCGGGGTTTCCCCGGCGCCCTTCCTGCTTTGGCGCCCGTCGGCCGTCAAGAAGCCCTTGACAGTCCCGCGGCGGGCGTGGTACCAATCTTCCGTTTCTCTTGTAGGTGTCCTTCCGTAGACCAGTCCGCCCTCGGGGGAGTGCCGGTTTCATGGAACTTGTTGGCAAGATTTTCGAGACGTTGGAGATCTCCCAGCTCGCCCTGCTCCAACTGGGCCTGGTGGTCGTCTTGGCGTTCCTGCTTTCCACCCTCCTCATCCGTCCGATCCTCCGCACCTTCGAGGAGCGGGACAACCTTTCGGTGAAGCCGGTCGAGGAATCCCGCCGGATCCTGTCCGAGGCCGACGAGAAGGCCCGGGGATACGACGAGGCGCTCCGCAAGGGCGCGATCGAGGCGCTCGCCCGAAAGCGCGGGATCATGGAAGAGAGTTCCCGTGCCGGCCGCAGGCAGGTCGAAGCCGTCGTCGAGGAGACGAACCGGAAGGTCGAGGAGCTGAAGGGCCGGATCGCCGCCGAGAAGGAATCGGCCGCCGCGCTCCTGCGCGCCGAGGTGGCGCAGCTCTCCACGGAGATCGCCCGGAAAGTCCTCGGGAGGCCGATCGCGTGAACAGCGTCCACATCCCCTGGGGGGAGATCATCAAGCAGGCGATCAACTTCCTCATCCTGGCCGGTGTGCTCGTCTACTTCCTGCGCAAGCCGATCTCCTCCTTTCTCAAGGAGCGAAGCGAATTGATGCGCAAGGCGATCGACGACGCCGCGAAAGCCCGCGCGGAGGCGGCGGAGAAGCTGGCCGCAGTCGAGACCCGCACCGCGAAACTGGCCGACGAGATCGCCGGGATGAACGCGACGATGGACGTCGAGGCCGCCGCCGAGGCGCGGCGAATGCAGGAAACCGCCGCCGTCGAGATCTCCCGGATCCGCGCCCAGTCGGAGTTCACCGGCGAACAGGAAGTGAAGAAGGCCCGCGAGGAGCTGCGCCGGGAAGCGTCCATCCTTTCGGCCCGAGCCGCCGAGGAGCTCGTCCGCAAAACCTTGTCGCCCGAGGACCAGGAGCGGCTGGTCCGTGAGAATCTCGAGAAGATCGAGGGGATCGTCCATTGATCGGCGGAAGCCTCGCACGACGGTACGCCCGCGCGCTACGGGACATCGGCCAGGAGGACCGGCGGGTCCGCCAGGTGCTCTCGGAGGTCGAGGAGTTCGCCCGCCTTCTCGATCTGTCCCCCGAATTGCGCGAGGTGCTCGAGGCCGGGCACGTCAACCGCCGGGACAAGCAAAGCGCCCTCGGCCAGGTCCTCTCCAAAGCCGGGTTCCTCCCCTCCACGAAATCGTTCCTTTCCCTCCTGGTCGACAAGGGGCGGATGAATGTTCTCCTTCCGATCCTCGGCGAATTGCGGCGCATGGTGGAGGAGCTCGAGGGGATCGAGCGGGTCGAGGTTTCCGTCCCCATGCCGATGTCTCCCCCGCAGAAGGAGTTGTTGAAGGAGATGCTGGAGCGCCGGACGGGGAAGAAGATCGTTCTGGAGGAGACCGTGGATCCCGCGGTGCTCGGGGGGCTTGTCGTCCGGGTGGGTTCGACCGTGTACGACGGCAGCGTGCGCACGCAGATC from Deltaproteobacteria bacterium encodes:
- a CDS encoding ParB/RepB/Spo0J family partition protein; amino-acid sequence: MERKNEPVKKKVLGRGLSALLTGTTPSQGAPGAGRDPGFLQIPVEKIRAGSLQPRRSFPPEALEELAASIREKGVLQPVLVRPTPDGYELVAGERRFRAAEAAGLSTIPAVVRRLSDREALEAALVENIQRADLNAIELAEGYQRLTHDFSLSQEQVAERVGKDRATVANTVRLLKLPSPVRQAVADGRLSAGHARALLSAPPEQASAICETVLRRGLSVRETERLCGPAGKRKAARSVAPTDVHRKNLEEELSRRGGTRVRLRGTLKKGRVEISYFSPEELDRLCDVLFRGR
- a CDS encoding ATP synthase F0 subunit B, encoding MELVGKIFETLEISQLALLQLGLVVVLAFLLSTLLIRPILRTFEERDNLSVKPVEESRRILSEADEKARGYDEALRKGAIEALARKRGIMEESSRAGRRQVEAVVEETNRKVEELKGRIAAEKESAAALLRAEVAQLSTEIARKVLGRPIA
- a CDS encoding ATP synthase F0 subunit B; translation: MNSVHIPWGEIIKQAINFLILAGVLVYFLRKPISSFLKERSELMRKAIDDAAKARAEAAEKLAAVETRTAKLADEIAGMNATMDVEAAAEARRMQETAAVEISRIRAQSEFTGEQEVKKAREELRREASILSARAAEELVRKTLSPEDQERLVRENLEKIEGIVH
- the atpH gene encoding ATP synthase F1 subunit delta, which gives rise to MIGGSLARRYARALRDIGQEDRRVRQVLSEVEEFARLLDLSPELREVLEAGHVNRRDKQSALGQVLSKAGFLPSTKSFLSLLVDKGRMNVLLPILGELRRMVEELEGIERVEVSVPMPMSPPQKELLKEMLERRTGKKIVLEETVDPAVLGGLVVRVGSTVYDGSVRTQIRQIRENLEKG